One Priestia aryabhattai DNA segment encodes these proteins:
- the clpB gene encoding ATP-dependent chaperone ClpB — protein MDINKMTQKLQEGVMEAQSEAIKRNQQEVDIAHLLYTLIHQQDGIAPRILDHLHIDHQSFQQQVNQLLAKKPAVTGSGAEAGKVYITNKLQQLFVKAQEEASRLQDDYVSVEHIFLALAQEPSSSEYSKLFSSHGITKKALQDVLTSLRGNQRITSQNPEVTYEALAKYGRDLVAEVRAGNIDPVIGRDGEIRRVIRILSRKTKNNPVLIGEPGVGKTAIVEGLAQRIVRRDVPEGLKDKTIFSLDMGALVAGAKFRGEFEERLKAVLQEVKKSNGQILLFIDELHTIVGAGRTDGAMDAGNILKPMLARGELHCIGATTLDEYRQYIEKDPALERRFQQVLVEEPSVEDTISILRGLKERFEIHHGVNIHDRAIVSAAVMSDRYISDRFLPDKAIDLIDEACATIRTEIDSMPSELDEVTRRVMQLEIEEAALSKETDQASITRLEAIRKEVSDLKERADIMKLQWEKEKQSIQTVQDVREQLEKAKRDLEEAEGKYDLNKAAELRHGRIPALEKELKQLEETAAEKAQENRLLREEVTEEEIAEIVGRWTGIPVSKLVEGEREKLLKLESILQQRVIGQDEAVSLVTDAVIRARAGIKDPNRPIGSFIFLGPTGVGKTELAKTLAHSLFDSEEQMVRIDMSEYMEKHAVSRLIGAPPGYVGYEEGGQLTEAVRRKPYSVVLLDEIEKAHPEVFNVLLQILDDGRATDSKGKVIDFKNTVIIMTSNIGSQFLLDGLTSEGEITEKAREQVMAQLRQHFRPEFLNRVDDTILFKPLTVHEVKGIIDKLLLQLEKRLSDRHISLTLTEEAKNYIAASGFDPVYGARPLKRFIQKYIETKIARELIAGQIEDYSQVTVDVKDDEFIVSV, from the coding sequence ATGGATATAAATAAAATGACCCAAAAATTGCAAGAAGGCGTGATGGAAGCGCAGTCCGAAGCTATTAAACGAAATCAGCAGGAAGTGGATATTGCTCATTTGCTTTATACGCTCATTCATCAGCAAGATGGTATTGCTCCTCGCATATTAGATCATTTACATATAGATCATCAATCTTTTCAGCAGCAGGTAAATCAATTGCTTGCAAAAAAACCAGCTGTCACTGGAAGTGGTGCTGAAGCAGGGAAAGTTTATATTACAAATAAACTTCAGCAGCTGTTTGTCAAAGCTCAAGAAGAAGCATCTCGTCTGCAAGATGATTATGTTTCAGTTGAGCACATCTTTTTAGCATTAGCACAGGAACCGTCTTCTAGTGAATATAGCAAGTTATTTTCAAGTCACGGTATAACAAAAAAAGCCCTGCAAGATGTGCTTACTAGCCTTCGAGGGAATCAGCGAATTACAAGCCAAAATCCGGAAGTCACTTATGAAGCGTTAGCTAAATATGGAAGAGACTTAGTGGCAGAAGTACGAGCAGGGAACATCGATCCAGTCATTGGACGAGATGGAGAAATTCGCCGCGTTATCCGCATTTTATCGCGAAAAACAAAAAACAATCCTGTTTTGATCGGAGAACCTGGCGTTGGTAAAACAGCGATTGTTGAAGGCCTAGCACAGCGTATTGTTCGCCGAGATGTGCCTGAAGGATTAAAAGATAAAACCATCTTTTCGTTAGATATGGGAGCTTTAGTAGCAGGAGCGAAGTTCAGAGGAGAATTTGAAGAGCGTTTAAAAGCTGTTCTTCAAGAAGTTAAGAAAAGCAATGGTCAAATTCTGTTGTTCATTGACGAACTTCATACAATCGTTGGAGCAGGCCGTACGGACGGAGCGATGGATGCAGGGAATATTTTAAAACCAATGCTTGCTAGAGGAGAGCTTCACTGTATAGGAGCTACAACTCTTGATGAGTACCGTCAGTATATTGAAAAAGATCCAGCGCTTGAAAGACGCTTTCAACAGGTGCTAGTTGAAGAACCTTCAGTAGAAGATACAATCTCTATTTTACGTGGTTTAAAAGAACGATTTGAAATTCATCACGGTGTAAACATTCATGACCGAGCAATTGTTTCAGCAGCGGTTATGTCTGATCGTTATATCTCAGATCGTTTTTTACCTGACAAAGCAATTGATTTAATTGATGAAGCATGCGCAACCATTCGAACAGAAATTGATTCCATGCCATCAGAATTAGATGAAGTGACAAGACGTGTAATGCAGCTTGAAATTGAAGAAGCGGCATTAAGTAAAGAAACAGATCAAGCAAGCATCACAAGGTTAGAGGCAATTCGAAAAGAAGTATCTGATTTAAAAGAACGTGCAGATATAATGAAGCTGCAGTGGGAAAAAGAAAAGCAGTCGATTCAAACGGTACAAGATGTACGGGAGCAGCTTGAAAAAGCGAAGCGAGACCTAGAAGAAGCTGAAGGGAAATATGATTTAAATAAAGCAGCTGAACTTCGCCACGGACGCATTCCAGCTCTTGAAAAAGAACTAAAACAGCTGGAAGAAACAGCTGCTGAAAAAGCACAAGAAAACCGTTTGTTAAGAGAAGAAGTAACAGAAGAAGAAATTGCTGAAATTGTAGGAAGATGGACGGGGATTCCGGTATCGAAACTAGTTGAAGGGGAAAGAGAAAAGCTGTTGAAGCTTGAGTCAATTTTACAGCAGCGTGTGATTGGACAGGATGAAGCCGTATCCTTAGTTACGGATGCCGTGATTCGCGCACGGGCAGGCATTAAAGACCCGAACCGTCCGATTGGATCATTTATTTTCCTAGGACCTACCGGAGTAGGAAAAACGGAGCTAGCCAAAACGTTGGCACATTCTTTATTTGATAGTGAAGAACAAATGGTTCGTATTGATATGTCTGAGTACATGGAAAAGCATGCAGTCTCTAGACTTATAGGAGCTCCTCCAGGCTATGTAGGATATGAAGAAGGTGGACAACTAACGGAAGCGGTGAGACGCAAGCCTTATTCAGTCGTTTTGTTGGATGAAATTGAAAAAGCTCATCCCGAAGTATTTAACGTGCTCCTTCAAATATTAGATGATGGAAGAGCGACAGATTCAAAAGGAAAAGTCATTGATTTTAAAAATACAGTCATTATTATGACGTCAAATATCGGTTCTCAATTTTTACTAGACGGTTTAACAAGCGAAGGCGAGATTACTGAAAAAGCCAGAGAGCAAGTAATGGCTCAATTAAGACAGCATTTTCGCCCAGAATTCTTAAATCGAGTAGACGACACGATTTTATTCAAACCGCTAACTGTTCATGAAGTAAAAGGGATTATTGATAAGCTATTGCTTCAGCTTGAAAAGCGTTTATCCGACCGTCATATTTCGTTAACGTTAACAGAAGAAGCAAAGAATTATATTGCTGCCTCCGGGTTTGATCCAGTATACGGAGCTCGCCCTTTAAAGAGATTTATTCAAAAATATATTGAAACAAAAATTGCCAGAGAATTAATTGCAGGGCAAATTGAAGATTATAGTCAAGTGACGGTTGATGTAAAAGATGATGAGTTTATTGTCAGCGTATAA
- a CDS encoding helix-turn-helix domain-containing protein gives MLSHFQAQEYSTYAYRFLESRTNEVAQLWSVGWDEVFSPLYNWSGNQRKDVGKYIFQYTVSGYGMIEIDGQEYKVDAGKAFIVNIPGNYRYYLPKESENWEFIFLTLYGDEVQKCWDYIQSTHSPVIRFHPESAPVQLLAKIYKRASEKHIADPFHASSLSYRFVMELYQYIKSMDSFTEDWPESIISSILFARNHYHEEIGPDEMADAAHLSRYHFSRLFKQTTGITPIQYLTKLRIQKAAELLHQTKYSIEEIAENVGYANANYLTKVFRKTTNMTPGQYRKSDASIDEHFALPK, from the coding sequence TTGCTCTCACATTTCCAAGCTCAAGAATATTCAACGTACGCATACAGGTTTTTAGAATCCCGCACAAACGAAGTTGCGCAGCTTTGGTCGGTTGGGTGGGATGAAGTTTTCTCTCCCCTTTATAACTGGAGCGGAAATCAGCGAAAAGACGTAGGGAAATATATTTTTCAATACACGGTCTCTGGGTACGGGATGATTGAGATAGATGGACAAGAATATAAAGTGGATGCTGGGAAAGCATTCATCGTCAATATACCTGGAAATTATCGCTATTACTTACCAAAGGAAAGTGAAAACTGGGAGTTTATTTTTCTTACATTATACGGAGATGAAGTACAAAAATGCTGGGACTATATTCAGTCGACCCACTCCCCTGTAATTCGGTTTCACCCTGAATCAGCACCTGTTCAGCTGCTTGCTAAAATATATAAGCGGGCAAGTGAAAAGCATATAGCGGATCCATTTCACGCCTCAAGCTTATCTTACCGCTTTGTAATGGAGCTGTATCAATATATTAAAAGCATGGACAGTTTTACAGAAGACTGGCCAGAAAGTATCATTAGCTCTATTTTATTTGCACGTAATCATTATCATGAAGAAATCGGTCCGGATGAAATGGCAGATGCAGCTCATTTATCTCGCTATCATTTTAGCCGGTTATTCAAACAAACAACAGGGATTACGCCTATTCAATATTTAACGAAGCTTCGCATTCAAAAAGCGGCCGAGCTGTTGCATCAAACCAAGTATTCAATCGAAGAAATCGCTGAAAACGTTGGCTATGCAAATGCTAATTATTTAACAAAAGTGTTTCGCAAAACAACCAATATGACGCCCGGGCAATATCGAAAAAGTGATGCATCCATTGATGAGCACTTTGCATTACCAAAATAA
- the galT gene encoding UDP-glucose--hexose-1-phosphate uridylyltransferase produces MSVNIHEEITRLIQYGLQKNLLTKWDIDVVRNKLLEVLRLDECILVEVKEERLEHPAAILDNMLDWAAENNRIAENSITYRDLFDTKIMGCFASMPSEVNRTFYDHYQQSPQKATSYYYKLSKDIHYIRRDRIAKNERWVTNTDFGELEITINLSKPEKDPKAIAASKSLKESNYPLCLLCKENAGYAGRINHPARQNHRIIPVELQEELWYMQFSPYVYYNEHAIVFASEHTPMHISKQTFKRLLAFVEQFPHYFLGSNADLPIVGGSILTHDHFQGGYHEFPMAKAKINKLFSLKAHPDVKAGIVHWPMSVVRLQSSHLSPLVEAADFILKKWKSYSDQSADILAFTGQTPHNTVTPIARKRGDLYELDLVLRNNRTNSKHPDGIYHPHAEVHHIKKENIGLIEVMGLAVLPGRLKDEMSLVAKGLVQNNLSELASKHDQAKKHVKWAEQIKKKYPHIEAENVQSILQQELGFVFATILEHAGVFKQNTEGQLAFSRFMNSLNEE; encoded by the coding sequence ATGTCAGTCAACATTCATGAAGAAATCACCCGACTTATTCAATATGGTTTACAAAAGAATCTATTAACAAAATGGGATATAGATGTGGTGAGGAATAAACTGCTGGAAGTGTTAAGACTCGATGAATGTATCCTGGTAGAAGTCAAAGAAGAACGTCTGGAACATCCAGCTGCTATTTTAGACAACATGCTTGATTGGGCTGCAGAAAACAATCGAATCGCCGAGAATTCTATCACCTATAGAGATTTATTCGATACCAAAATAATGGGGTGCTTTGCAAGCATGCCTTCAGAGGTTAATCGAACATTTTATGATCACTATCAACAAAGCCCTCAAAAAGCCACAAGCTACTATTATAAGCTGTCAAAAGACATTCACTATATTCGCAGAGATCGAATTGCTAAAAACGAAAGATGGGTAACAAACACTGATTTTGGAGAACTTGAAATTACCATTAATTTATCTAAGCCGGAAAAAGATCCAAAAGCAATTGCAGCAAGCAAATCATTGAAGGAAAGCAACTACCCGCTGTGCCTTCTCTGTAAAGAAAATGCTGGTTATGCAGGTCGCATTAACCACCCAGCTCGTCAAAATCACCGGATTATTCCTGTGGAATTGCAAGAAGAGCTGTGGTACATGCAGTTTTCACCTTATGTTTACTATAATGAACATGCCATTGTTTTTGCGAGCGAGCATACACCCATGCATATTTCAAAGCAAACGTTTAAGCGGCTGCTTGCCTTCGTTGAACAATTTCCACATTATTTTTTAGGGTCAAATGCAGATCTACCAATTGTAGGAGGATCTATTTTAACTCATGATCACTTTCAAGGAGGCTATCATGAGTTTCCTATGGCTAAAGCAAAAATAAATAAATTGTTCTCTCTTAAAGCGCATCCAGACGTGAAAGCTGGAATTGTTCATTGGCCGATGTCGGTCGTTCGTCTTCAAAGTTCGCACCTTTCACCATTAGTGGAAGCAGCGGATTTTATTTTGAAGAAATGGAAATCATATAGTGATCAAAGCGCTGATATTTTAGCTTTTACAGGTCAAACTCCTCACAATACGGTTACGCCTATTGCTAGGAAAAGAGGAGATTTGTACGAATTAGATTTAGTACTGCGAAACAATCGAACAAACAGCAAGCATCCAGATGGCATTTATCATCCGCATGCAGAAGTTCATCATATAAAAAAAGAGAATATAGGTTTAATCGAAGTAATGGGGCTTGCGGTTTTACCCGGTCGTTTGAAAGACGAAATGAGTTTAGTTGCCAAAGGATTAGTTCAGAATAACCTGAGCGAGTTAGCCAGCAAGCATGATCAAGCGAAAAAACACGTGAAGTGGGCTGAACAAATCAAGAAAAAGTATCCACATATTGAAGCGGAAAATGTGCAAAGCATTCTTCAACAAGAGCTTGGGTTTGTCTTTGCGACTATTTTAGAACACGCGGGTGTTTTTAAACAAAATACTGAAGGACAGCTTGCATTCAGCCGCTTTATGAACTCGTTAAATGAAGAGTAA
- a CDS encoding galactokinase codes for MLEKLIEEFKQIFHSSETIRCFFAPGRVNLIGEHTDYNGGHVFPCSLSIGTYAVVQKRHDRKIRMYSKNFSEVGVIESSLEQLTYITEDDWANYPKGVMDTFKKHGYDLPFGFDILFFGNIPNGAGLSSSASIELVTCVLLNKILELNIGMMDLVKIAKQAENEFIGVSCGIMDQFAIGMGKENQAVLLNCQTLEYHYSPLQLTDAVLVISNTNKRRGLADSKYNERRMECERALSDLQTSLSIDSLGDLTKEQFEKHKSLIQNEVDYKRAKHAVYENERTKEAVAKLQNGDLKGFGQLMNESHRSLRDDYEVSGKELDALVEAAWLQEGVIGSRMTGAGFGGCTISIVKKAQVDRFIEQVKDAYYKQTSLEAEFYVVTVGEGARELTLEAV; via the coding sequence ATGCTGGAAAAATTAATCGAAGAGTTCAAACAAATATTTCATTCGTCAGAAACTATTCGCTGCTTTTTTGCGCCAGGACGTGTCAATTTAATTGGAGAACATACTGATTATAATGGAGGGCATGTTTTTCCTTGTTCATTGAGTATAGGAACGTATGCGGTAGTGCAAAAACGTCATGATCGAAAAATACGTATGTACTCTAAAAATTTCTCTGAAGTAGGCGTTATTGAATCCTCTTTAGAGCAATTAACGTACATAACCGAGGATGATTGGGCTAATTACCCAAAAGGAGTAATGGACACCTTTAAAAAGCACGGATATGATCTTCCTTTTGGTTTTGATATCTTGTTTTTCGGCAACATTCCTAACGGAGCAGGGCTTTCATCGTCAGCATCAATTGAGTTAGTCACGTGCGTACTTTTAAATAAAATTCTTGAGTTGAATATTGGTATGATGGACCTTGTAAAAATTGCGAAGCAAGCTGAAAATGAATTTATCGGCGTAAGCTGCGGTATTATGGATCAGTTTGCGATTGGAATGGGGAAGGAAAATCAAGCCGTATTGTTAAACTGTCAAACTCTTGAATACCATTATAGCCCGCTGCAATTAACAGATGCTGTGCTCGTTATTTCTAATACAAATAAACGAAGAGGGCTAGCTGATTCAAAATACAATGAACGCCGCATGGAGTGTGAAAGAGCGCTGTCAGATTTGCAAACTTCACTTTCCATTGATTCACTTGGTGATTTAACCAAAGAGCAATTTGAAAAGCATAAATCTTTGATACAAAACGAAGTAGATTATAAGCGCGCTAAACATGCGGTATATGAAAATGAACGCACAAAAGAAGCGGTTGCTAAATTGCAAAATGGCGATTTAAAAGGCTTTGGTCAATTGATGAATGAGTCGCACCGTTCGCTGCGAGATGACTATGAAGTAAGTGGAAAAGAACTAGATGCTCTCGTAGAAGCAGCTTGGTTGCAAGAAGGCGTGATTGGATCACGCATGACGGGTGCAGGCTTTGGCGGCTGTACAATCAGTATCGTAAAAAAAGCACAGGTTGATAGATTTATTGAGCAAGTAAAAGACGCCTATTATAAGCAAACGAGTTTAGAAGCTGAATTTTATGTGGTCACGGTTGGAGAAGGAGCGCGTGAACTCACATTAGAAGCAGTATAA
- a CDS encoding YjzC family protein, producing the protein MGQNRHFTPGQKAPNNGVYIEIGETGSNVNNPQKVKLKAGERFPETANDDRHWTYVRKP; encoded by the coding sequence ATGGGACAAAATCGTCATTTCACACCGGGTCAAAAAGCTCCTAACAACGGAGTGTATATTGAAATTGGTGAAACAGGAAGCAACGTAAATAATCCTCAAAAGGTTAAATTAAAAGCAGGAGAGCGTTTTCCAGAGACGGCAAACGATGATCGCCACTGGACATACGTGCGCAAGCCTTAA